In the Olleya sp. Hel_I_94 genome, one interval contains:
- a CDS encoding DUF6371 domain-containing protein: protein MNFPYVFDNSSKKYLCPNCDKKRMVCYYDIKTKQRLPLNYGKCDRITECGYFSYPSFKLYKNEIQEYCYTPPKEESYIDYSLVSGSVRNFKKNNFIQFLKTIFNNDQIKEAISKYCIGTSKLWGGKGATVFWQIDKNENVRHGKIMLYDIETGKRQKNQNGKPFIHSVKNLLKLNDFNLKQCLFGLHLVNESISKTVALVESEKTAIIMSIYKPEYLWLATGCESGFKYDYLKDIKNYKIIAFPDKSEYNKWLDKSLALNDIGFNISVSDYVENLDCVKGTDLADVFLKQVKEREEGFKGYSSKSESKNETKIIKSNTDLTVSKLIKTNPNLIELITCFDLVDVNGNNIVF from the coding sequence ATGAATTTTCCCTACGTATTTGATAATTCTAGTAAAAAGTATCTTTGCCCAAATTGTGATAAAAAAAGAATGGTGTGTTATTATGATATTAAAACAAAACAACGATTACCTTTAAATTATGGTAAATGTGATAGAATCACTGAATGTGGTTATTTTTCTTATCCATCCTTTAAGCTATATAAGAATGAAATTCAGGAATATTGCTATACACCTCCTAAAGAAGAGTCCTATATTGATTATAGTTTAGTTTCTGGAAGTGTAAGAAATTTTAAAAAAAATAATTTTATTCAGTTTCTTAAAACCATATTCAATAATGATCAAATAAAGGAAGCTATTAGTAAATATTGTATTGGCACATCTAAGTTATGGGGAGGCAAAGGAGCTACTGTTTTTTGGCAGATTGATAAAAATGAAAACGTAAGACATGGAAAAATAATGCTATACGACATTGAAACTGGTAAACGTCAAAAAAATCAAAATGGGAAGCCTTTTATCCACAGCGTAAAGAACTTATTAAAATTAAATGATTTTAACTTAAAACAATGTTTATTCGGTTTGCATTTAGTTAATGAATCGATATCAAAAACTGTAGCTTTAGTTGAATCTGAAAAAACAGCTATAATAATGAGTATTTATAAACCAGAGTATTTATGGTTGGCAACTGGGTGTGAAAGTGGATTTAAATATGATTACTTAAAAGATATTAAAAACTATAAAATAATAGCATTTCCAGATAAATCAGAATACAATAAATGGTTGGATAAATCATTAGCTTTAAATGATATTGGTTTTAATATTAGTGTAAGTGACTATGTAGAGAATTTAGACTGTGTAAAAGGAACGGATTTAGCAGATGTTTTCTTAAAACAAGTTAAAGAAAGAGAGGAGGGTTTTAAGGGTTATAGTAGTAAGAGTGAATCAAAAAATGAAACGAAAATTATAAAGTCAAATACCGACTTAACTGTTTCTAAGTTAATAAAGACCAATCCTAATCTTATCGAGTTAATAACATGTTTTGATCTTGTAGATGTTAATGGGAATAATATTGTGTTTTAA
- a CDS encoding tyrosine-type recombinase/integrase has translation MSDSTKVATDNYKITVRLDNRRKKDSGKYPVKLRVYDKNIQKEKWYSLDIDLTEADFSNIWINSANKSLRGANKELRLKLQSIETRANEEAKQITFFDFESFENRLFRKATDRNSVKYYFDSIIDSKIKDNKIGTAESYRYTLGSLGEFSQQKKGYSIDKLTFSLINVKWLKDYENYMLEKGKSYTTIAIYTRTLRVVFNNAIQNNDISDDIYPFGKNRYKIPRTKKVKKALNSEQLKVLFNAKTLNDNEEVAKDFWFFSFACSGMNIKDIALLKYSDLEEDKFTYYRAKTFDKSAEKTAIINYLTDFTKGVIDKYSNDDHSGYVFKIVDNSDDILTQHKKIKNFTRYINDHIKRVAKANNLPNDISTYWARHSFATNSLRKGASMEFISEALNHSDLSVTKNYFAGFEDEAKKVFANSIMDF, from the coding sequence ATGAGTGATTCTACAAAAGTAGCGACGGACAATTATAAAATTACAGTTAGATTAGATAATCGTCGTAAAAAGGATAGTGGTAAATATCCGGTGAAGTTAAGGGTGTATGATAAGAATATACAAAAGGAGAAATGGTATTCATTAGATATTGATCTAACAGAAGCTGATTTTTCTAATATTTGGATAAATTCAGCAAACAAATCATTAAGAGGTGCTAACAAAGAATTAAGACTTAAACTTCAATCAATTGAAACTAGAGCAAATGAAGAAGCTAAACAAATAACCTTTTTTGATTTTGAAAGTTTTGAAAATAGATTGTTCAGGAAAGCTACTGATAGAAATAGTGTAAAATATTATTTTGACTCCATTATTGACAGCAAAATTAAAGACAATAAAATTGGTACTGCTGAAAGTTATAGATACACACTGGGATCATTAGGCGAGTTTAGTCAACAAAAAAAAGGATATAGTATAGATAAGCTTACTTTTAGTTTAATTAATGTAAAGTGGTTAAAAGATTATGAAAATTATATGCTAGAGAAAGGAAAGAGTTATACCACTATAGCAATATATACTAGAACTTTAAGGGTTGTCTTTAATAACGCAATTCAGAATAATGATATTAGTGATGATATTTATCCCTTCGGAAAAAATAGGTATAAAATTCCTAGAACTAAAAAAGTTAAAAAAGCGTTGAATTCGGAACAGTTAAAAGTACTTTTCAATGCAAAAACTTTAAATGATAATGAAGAAGTTGCCAAGGATTTTTGGTTTTTTAGTTTTGCATGTAGTGGAATGAACATTAAAGATATTGCACTTTTAAAATATTCTGATTTAGAAGAAGATAAGTTTACTTATTATAGAGCGAAAACATTTGATAAATCTGCTGAAAAAACTGCTATTATTAACTATTTGACTGATTTTACTAAAGGTGTTATCGATAAATATTCAAATGATGATCATTCAGGTTATGTTTTTAAAATTGTCGATAATAGTGATGATATTTTAACACAACATAAGAAAATTAAAAATTTTACACGATATATTAATGATCATATTAAGAGGGTGGCAAAAGCAAACAATTTGCCTAATGATATATCGACATATTGGGCAAGACATTCTTTTGCTACAAATTCATTAAGAAAAGGTGCAAGTATGGAATTTATAAGTGAAGCTTTAAATCATAGCGATTTAAGTGTGACAAAAAACTATTTTGCAGGTTTTGAGGATGAAGCTAAGAAAGTGTTTGCAAATTCAATTATGGACTTTTAA
- a CDS encoding DUF3987 domain-containing protein — MKNQELNIGKAIDFDFNKSYSEFPFDVFPISIQNLIQNASNTVGFNKEYLSAGILSTCATAIGNDTKLFNGSYTSKPILWLAIIGRSGIGKSHPIVFSKQPIENKDKRAYVDFKDLLKDFEQQESKGSKPRYSKHILKDFTPEKLADTLQYNEKGVLIFKDELIGWINSFDQYKKGGDQQLYLELYNGGTLTVDRVTKEPIRVEETNVNIIGGLQPKVLKKLAENNRDDDGFLARFLFVYPANPQPFMFTGNHIEELHVQNYSKLINNLYEAPSRILRVSKAIRDVYIDWQHEKVKEYHDDDLETLIQAKLQTYVWRFALILECITQSTTHNYSENISIKSLKDAIILAEYFRLNAFKVNDRMLVTNPLDELPLNKLDLYKELPVEFKRIDVLPLFDQFKVKGGSINRFLKSNLFTVPKYGCYKKKYI, encoded by the coding sequence ATGAAGAATCAAGAACTTAATATCGGAAAAGCAATTGATTTTGATTTTAATAAGAGTTATTCAGAGTTTCCTTTTGATGTATTTCCAATCTCAATTCAAAACTTAATTCAAAACGCAAGCAATACTGTTGGCTTTAATAAGGAATATTTAAGTGCAGGTATATTATCAACTTGTGCAACAGCTATAGGTAACGATACCAAACTGTTTAATGGTTCTTACACCAGTAAACCAATATTGTGGTTAGCAATTATAGGTAGAAGTGGAATTGGTAAGTCACATCCTATAGTGTTTTCTAAACAACCGATAGAAAATAAAGACAAACGTGCTTATGTTGATTTCAAAGATTTGTTAAAGGATTTTGAACAACAAGAATCTAAAGGTAGCAAGCCTAGGTATAGTAAACATATTTTAAAAGATTTTACACCTGAGAAATTAGCAGATACATTGCAGTATAATGAAAAAGGTGTTTTAATTTTTAAGGATGAACTGATAGGTTGGATAAATAGCTTTGATCAATATAAAAAAGGAGGTGATCAACAGTTATATTTAGAATTGTATAATGGGGGAACTCTAACCGTAGATAGGGTTACCAAAGAGCCGATTAGAGTAGAAGAGACAAATGTCAATATAATCGGCGGTCTTCAACCTAAAGTGCTTAAAAAATTGGCAGAAAATAACAGAGATGATGATGGATTTTTAGCAAGATTTTTATTTGTCTATCCTGCCAATCCTCAACCGTTTATGTTTACGGGTAATCATATAGAAGAACTGCATGTACAAAATTATTCAAAATTAATTAATAATCTATATGAAGCACCTTCACGAATTTTGAGAGTGTCAAAAGCCATACGTGATGTTTACATAGATTGGCAGCATGAAAAAGTAAAAGAATATCATGATGATGATCTTGAAACTTTAATACAAGCTAAACTTCAAACTTATGTATGGAGATTTGCGCTTATTTTAGAATGTATTACTCAATCAACAACTCATAATTATTCAGAAAATATTTCAATCAAAAGTCTAAAAGATGCGATAATACTTGCTGAATATTTTAGGTTAAATGCATTTAAGGTCAACGATCGTATGCTGGTAACTAACCCATTAGACGAGCTGCCTTTAAATAAATTGGACTTATATAAAGAGTTGCCAGTTGAATTTAAAAGAATTGATGTTTTACCTCTATTTGACCAGTTTAAAGTAAAAGGTGGATCAATAAATAGGTTTCTAAAATCTAATTTATTTACAGTTCCAAAGTACGGTTGTTATAAAAAAAAATATATCTAG
- a CDS encoding helix-turn-helix domain-containing protein, with product MISFEKTQQDVAEVKKDIKELKALLLQKAELKQQSDDPKTIDEIAIFTGYTKPTIYGYCQKNEIPYHKKNGRLFFFKSEIIEWIKQGKIRTISETEAEVDSYLSKRSKRFK from the coding sequence ATGATTTCATTCGAAAAAACACAACAAGATGTCGCAGAAGTAAAAAAAGACATTAAAGAATTAAAAGCTTTATTGCTACAAAAAGCAGAATTAAAGCAGCAATCAGATGATCCAAAAACTATTGACGAAATAGCCATTTTTACGGGTTACACCAAGCCAACTATTTATGGGTATTGTCAAAAAAATGAAATTCCATACCACAAGAAGAATGGTAGATTATTCTTTTTTAAATCAGAGATAATAGAATGGATTAAGCAAGGAAAAATCAGAACTATAAGTGAAACTGAAGCAGAGGTAGATTCTTATTTGTCTAAACGTTCTAAAAGATTTAAATAA